GGCCGTCGGCGGAATGGCGGGAACACCATCGGCCAACGACTTCAGCGACGGCTCGCAGATGATGATCGATTACATCAGGGCCTATTCGCTCTCCGACTGGGCAGCATGAATTAAGACACCGGCAGTCGTATTTGACTGCCGGTGTTTCACATATCAGCCCATCGCGACTAGGCCTGTAGAAGGCATCATTCGGCCGCTAGCTGGGTGCGTGCGGCATTCAGCGACATCAGATGCCGCGCCGTTTCGAGGCTTGCGGGCTGCTCGGCGCGGTAACGGCGGCCGATTTCCATCATCAACACGGTATCCGGCAGGAAGGTGAGCTCCGAGAAAATGTCCTGCCAGTCTATATCGCCCCAGCCGAGCGGCATATGCAGGTCGCCGATGCCAAGCGCCGTGCTTTCCTGCGGGAAATAGGGCTCATAAAAGCCCTGCGGGCGGCCGAAGGAATCGTGCACATGCAAATGGCCGGCAACCGTCGCCATGGCGCGAAGCTCGGCGCGGAAGTCGAGGCCACGATAGGTCGATTCGAGATAGGCATGGCTGAAATCGATCAGCGCCACGACGTTGTCGTGACCGAGAGCCTTCACGGTCGCCGCCACCTCGGTGGGCGTCTGACGATATTGACCGGGTTCGGTGGAGAAGATGTTTTCAAGGGCGACACGCACGCCATAGGGCTTGCAGAATTCCGCCAGTTCGAAAAGCGCTTCCCGCTCGCGGGCATCGGCATCGGCCCGTTCGGCAATCTGGTCGGCGCGTAGCGCGCCGCTATGCTGAACGAGGATACCCGCGCCGATACGGTCGCAGAGCACGGCGAGCGCCTTGGCGGCGTCGATCTGGTAACGGCATGTCACCGGGTCCATGAAATTAGACGACACCAGACCATGCACGGTGTAACGGAAGCCGAACTGCTTTGCGAGCGCCACGAAACGTTCGGCGCGTTCCTCGATAATGCGGCCGCCGGCGATCAGGTCGAGGCTTGTCACCGCTATCTCGACGGTGTCGCAGCCGATATCGGCAAGCGCGCGCAGATCGCTTTCGAGTGTGGCCAGTTCGCCGTCATCCGAGCCGGCATTGAAGCCGGTACCTATAAGATTGCTCACTTCGTCATCTCCAGGGCTAAAAGGTCATACGGGCTCGTGCGGCCGCGCAGTGCGTCGTACAGCATTAAACAGGTCCGGCCGGTCGATCTTGACGTAATCTATGCCGACCGACGCGATGTCGTTAAGAAAAGTCGACGCTCGCCGTCGTGTTGGTGGAAAGCGACAGGAACAGGGTGATCGGTTTGCGTTGAAACCGATCATTCAATTAGTTTTCTTCATTTACAGCTTTATGACATTCCCGGGCGTGATGAGCGGGAAGCCGAAGTCTCCTTGGATAGACACTCGAGGTCATCAGGAAAGAGCGTGCAAGAGGGTTGTTGGGAAAGGCTGAACGGGTGCCCGGTTCAGCAAACGGCGCCCTTTGGCCCAAACTCTCTAGATCTGGGATAACCGCCCGCGAAGCGGCGGCGAATATCTGAGCGGTCAGCGGACCGAAGACAGCGATCTTCGGGCGAGAGGTATCAACCGAGATTATGGACCATGAAATAGATCAGCCAGCAATGTGCGATCGCCAGTATCGCCCACGCCCATTTTGCGACCCTGATATCGGCATCGACAACCGTATTGCGAATCTCGGTCCTGCCCGGCGCGCCTTCCCCGGCCCGATCATCTTGGGCGGAAGATGGGAGCGTCTGGGAGGTCGGCTCATTGACAACATAGAGCCTGTCGCTGCGCAGAAGCGGACGCGACACATCATCAACGCTCTCCGCATCGGAAAGCGCACTGTCGCCGGAAACACAGCCCGCCGCCACAAGCTGCGGTGACGTCCCCCTGTTACGCACATTACCTCTATTGGGCATCACAATGTTCCAAACAATAAAAATAAAAATATTCCGGTGACTTCAGGTAAAGCCGTGCTTTACCGGGTAGGCCGCGATACACGGCCCCCGCCGCGCCGATCGCCATATATTTCTCCACGCCTTGCGCCACCGCTGAAGCAAGGCGTCCCCGCGATCAGGGAGCCGGGTTTCCCGGCAGTCCGCGCCCGCCCGCGTAAGGTTTCGCCTCGCGCTGGATCAGGAAGACGGACTTTTCCACCGGCAGCGGCTCGATCGTCCGATAACGCTGAAACCGCCTGGAATATTCAAACCGGATGAGCCTGTCGTCGAACTTGCCCGCCAGAACGCGGTAGCCGTTGACGAATTCATTCAGGATTTCCAGTTCTTCTCCCCACACCCAGCCGCCGTAAGATGTCCCTTCATTCGATCGCAGCACGATCTCGAAAAAATGCCCGCCTGCCACCAGCGGCATGCGAAAGAGAATATCGAGATTATCCTCGTCTTCCTCATCGCCTTTTTCCACCGACAGTCTGGCATGGGCGACCTTAGCGTGAACAAGCGCCGAAACCGGATAAAAAGGCCGGCCCTTGAACCACATGAATTCGCTGACCGCATAACCGACATCGTCGGCACGCTGGTAAGGTTCGGTACGCGGCTCGAACGCCATGTAGCTTCCGTTAAACGCGATCACTGTCGAAAATTCCCGATGCCTGCCCGCCGCATATCCGCTGTTTTCCGCCCGTCGTTCATTCTTCCGTTTCCGACAATAGGCAGATCGCGTCACACCAGCGTCAAATGGAACGCTATGATGACTTTCAATTTTCCGAGCACGTTGTTAGATGATGTTTCATGAGGGGACGAACGTGGCTGGGAACGCTGAACTGATACCGATCCGGCTATTTGGCACCCCGCGCTGTGAAGCGGTGCGGGACGCTTTTTTTCCGTCCAAGGGATTTGCCCTCACCGCCGCCCTGATCCTTGCACCGAACCAGTCGCTTTCCCGCCAGCACGCCGCATCGCTGCTGTGGGAAAATGTCGAGCAGAAACGAGCGCTTGGCAATTTGCGACAGCTCATCCTGCGCCTGCAGAAACTTCCCAATGAGGATGAGGCCGTCCTTCTGACCGAAGGCAACGATCTGAAGGCCGGAGCGCTGGCGCAGCGCACCGATCTTGCCATCTTCCTGGCCGGTGCAAGAGCCGAAGACCCGATGCGGCGGCTCAACGCCCTGCTGGAATTCGGTGGCGACCTGCTGGAGGGGCTGGAGGCCGGGCAGGATCATCTCTACCTGTGGCTGCTTTCGGAACGCCGCCGTCTCAAGGACCTGTTCTTTTCAAGCTATACCCAGCTTCTGGAGGAATTGACGCGGTTCGGGCGTGCGAGTTCCAACGACATCGCCAGGCTGGCCGAATGCGCCTGCAAGATCGAGCCGGAGCGCGAAGAAACCTACCGGGCCGCCATGGCAGCCTATGCGCGCGTAGGCAACATCAGCGCCTGCGAAGGCATGTATCAGCTTCTGATGGAGCAGCTTCGCCAGGAGGCCCGTTCGCCTGAAGCGGAAACCGTGGCCCTGAAACGGCGGATACAGAGTCTTGCCGCGACGATAACAGGCCCGGCGGAGCCCGAAGAGGGTAGCCGCCGAAAAGCACTGGCAAAACCGCGTGTCGCATTCGTTCGCCCGGCCCGGGTCGACGGGCAGCCGGTCCCGACGGTCATGCATGCCTTTGTCGAGGATGTCGCCAACAGTCTCGTCCGATACCGCACCTTCACCGTGCTTTCACCGCACAGCACCTTTGCGCTGGCCCATGACCGGGTAGACGACAGCTACGCCATGCTGCGGGCAGATTACCGCATCATCTCCACCGTCTTCGACGATGCCCGCATGTCGGTTGCGCTGATCGAGGATGCGAGTGGTGAAATCGTCTGGTCGCTGGAGGCGGTGCTGACCGAGCGGCACATCCACGCTGCCTTCCGGCTGCTCTCCAAACAGGTGGCGGCAGCACTTGCCCGCGAAATCGAGCGGCTGCAGGTGGAGCCCGACCGTAACCACAGCGGCGAAGCCTACCGGCAATTGCTGGAGGGACAGCAGCTTCTGCGCGGCAAATGCGACCTGCCGCTTCTCAGGAGAGCCCGCTCGATGTTCCGCAAGGCGGTCGATCTCGACCACAGCCTTGCGGTCGCCCGCGCCCGGGTGGCACAGAGCCTGCAGCTGGAATGGCTGATGCTGGGCGGCAATGACCCCCACCTGCTGCAT
The DNA window shown above is from Agrobacterium tumefaciens and carries:
- a CDS encoding TIM barrel protein, with translation MSNLIGTGFNAGSDDGELATLESDLRALADIGCDTVEIAVTSLDLIAGGRIIEERAERFVALAKQFGFRYTVHGLVSSNFMDPVTCRYQIDAAKALAVLCDRIGAGILVQHSGALRADQIAERADADAREREALFELAEFCKPYGVRVALENIFSTEPGQYRQTPTEVAATVKALGHDNVVALIDFSHAYLESTYRGLDFRAELRAMATVAGHLHVHDSFGRPQGFYEPYFPQESTALGIGDLHMPLGWGDIDWQDIFSELTFLPDTVLMMEIGRRYRAEQPASLETARHLMSLNAARTQLAAE
- a CDS encoding BTAD domain-containing putative transcriptional regulator, whose translation is MMFHEGTNVAGNAELIPIRLFGTPRCEAVRDAFFPSKGFALTAALILAPNQSLSRQHAASLLWENVEQKRALGNLRQLILRLQKLPNEDEAVLLTEGNDLKAGALAQRTDLAIFLAGARAEDPMRRLNALLEFGGDLLEGLEAGQDHLYLWLLSERRRLKDLFFSSYTQLLEELTRFGRASSNDIARLAECACKIEPEREETYRAAMAAYARVGNISACEGMYQLLMEQLRQEARSPEAETVALKRRIQSLAATITGPAEPEEGSRRKALAKPRVAFVRPARVDGQPVPTVMHAFVEDVANSLVRYRTFTVLSPHSTFALAHDRVDDSYAMLRADYRIISTVFDDARMSVALIEDASGEIVWSLEAVLTERHIHAAFRLLSKQVAAALAREIERLQVEPDRNHSGEAYRQLLEGQQLLRGKCDLPLLRRARSMFRKAVDLDHSLAVARARVAQSLQLEWLMLGGNDPHLLHRAKAEADASVEIDPALGVGHWMCAVVALYQRDFDISAEKFFEAEALAPNSADLLLQHADALAHFGEAEIAWDKFQQAIDLNPLAPDIYWWAGASIAFKRQDYGTAVELCGRMENDEPALRVLTASHALHGDLAAARESGSRLQENYPGMTAREISSLSPDRDPIANELFYNALRLAGIK